A genomic region of Gemmata massiliana contains the following coding sequences:
- a CDS encoding PEP-CTERM sorting domain-containing protein, translated as MRVPRGSWRMWGAVIVLLAINTQSHAFYWYGWPGSLVPPRETLTPPNEPETPNPPVGPPVPVDKPPVGPPQHTPEPSTGIIGLLGFGALAAARKWRKRAVT; from the coding sequence ATGCGTGTGCCGCGCGGAAGCTGGCGAATGTGGGGGGCGGTGATCGTGCTTTTGGCGATCAACACGCAATCGCACGCATTTTACTGGTACGGTTGGCCCGGGAGCCTCGTGCCCCCGAGGGAAACGCTTACCCCGCCGAACGAACCCGAAACACCCAACCCACCGGTCGGCCCGCCGGTCCCGGTGGACAAACCGCCGGTCGGCCCCCCGCAACACACCCCGGAACCCTCCACGGGGATAATCGGGCTGCTAGGCTTCGGGGCACTTGCTGCGGCGAGGAAGTGGCGAAAACGAGCGGTAACTTGA